The DNA window GCGTTCCAACCAGGTGCGCAGGATGCGGTTCATGGTCTCGCGGCCGACCATGTTTTGCAGGGTGAGCAGCATCAGTCCGGGCTTGTTGTAGGACATCGAGGAGTAGTCGCTTCCCGAATAGTATTTCCAGGCGGGCTGAAGCACCGGATCGAGGCCGGGTTCGGCGATGTAGCCCATGCGTTGCAGGTGGGCGTCGCTGACGCGGATCCCGCAGAGATCGATCATGTTGCCGGCATGGCCATAGGTGTCAGCGAGGATCTGCATTTCGCTGAACGTGTTGATCCCTTCGTCGAGCCAGGCTTCCTCGAACTCGTTGGTGGCGACGAGGTGGTACCAGTAATTGTGGCCGAACTCGTGCATGATCACCATCTCGAGGGCGCGAAAGCCCTGCGGTTGTCCGTAGGCGCCCCAGGCGGTGATCAGGGTCGGGTACTCCATGCCGCCTGCTGCGCCGGCGCCGCGGCGGGGATCGACGACGGTGAGGTTGGGATAGGGATAGTCGCCGTACTGATCCTGGAACCAGGCGACGGCGATCTCGGCCGCCTTGAGGTAGCGCTCTGCCATGGAGGCATGATCTTTCTGGACAAGGGCGCGAATCTTGACGTCCTGGCTTTCACCGTTGAGGACGATGAAATCAGGGCTGGCGGTCCAGGCGAAATCATGGACATCCTCGGCGTGGTAGCGATGGGTGACGGTAGAATCGGGATTCTCCGTCGTTGCATAGCAAAGGCCGGTGGCGCCGACGATGTAGTCCTTGGGCACGGTGATGTTGACATTGTAGACGCCGAAATCGGCATAGAACTCGGAATGAGCATGAAACTGATGGCAGTTCCACGCGCTGTTTTCATACACCCCGATCTTGGGAAACCACTGGCCGGCCATGACGAACTCGCTCTTGACGCCGGTGCGGGCCATGGGCGGTTCCGGCAGTTTGGCGGTAAAGGCCATATGAAGCGTGATGGTCTTGCCGGGGTTAAGGGGTGTGGGGAGAAGCAGGTGAAGCACGGTTTTGTCGTTCGGGTTGCCGTCGTCCGGCTGGATAAAGGCTGTACGGGGAAGCCACTCTTCACCGGCGGTGTTGGTCAGGGAGTCGATTTGGATGTAGCCCCAACCCTCTTCGCTGAGCGTTTCAACGCGATGGCGGTCTCTGGATTCGCGCATAAAGGTCGACTGATCGTTGCGGAAGCCGTTGAGATAGAGGTGGAATTGCAGATCCTCGACCGCGTGGCCGGCGGTGTTGCGCCAGTGCAAGACCTGGCGGCCGTGAAGAAGCCGGGCCTTGGCGTCGAGACGGACGTCGATGTCATAGTTGGCGATGCGCGGACTTTTCGGTTGGGAAAAAAGAACGGGCTGACCGGAGCTCGTCTTGAGCATAATCAGCAGGCCGGTGAGGCAGAGCATGCAGCAGGCGCGACGGGATAAGGTCATTCTCATCTCCGGGTTTGCATGGGAGGTATGGATCGGATGAAAAAGAAAAGAACGCCGGCTTGCAGCGACGCACTGGTTCCTGCCGGCGGGGAAGGCTCCCGGCCAACCTTGGCAGAAAGTTACTATTCTTTTTTTAAAAACACAGTTAAATTTTCATCATTCACGTGATTTTTACTTGCCTCTGTCAAGCCGGCGATCGCGGGAAGCCCAGGCTAATCCCACCAGCGCGTGCTGCCAATGGATGCCCATGGTCCACTCTTTGTGGCGATCCAGCATGATAAAGAGTCCCGGCGAAAAGCGGCCGAAGCGGATGAGGCCGGGATAGAGGTTG is part of the bacterium genome and encodes:
- a CDS encoding M1 family metallopeptidase, with translation MTLSRRACCMLCLTGLLIMLKTSSGQPVLFSQPKSPRIANYDIDVRLDAKARLLHGRQVLHWRNTAGHAVEDLQFHLYLNGFRNDQSTFMRESRDRHRVETLSEEGWGYIQIDSLTNTAGEEWLPRTAFIQPDDGNPNDKTVLHLLLPTPLNPGKTITLHMAFTAKLPEPPMARTGVKSEFVMAGQWFPKIGVYENSAWNCHQFHAHSEFYADFGVYNVNITVPKDYIVGATGLCYATTENPDSTVTHRYHAEDVHDFAWTASPDFIVLNGESQDVKIRALVQKDHASMAERYLKAAEIAVAWFQDQYGDYPYPNLTVVDPRRGAGAAGGMEYPTLITAWGAYGQPQGFRALEMVIMHEFGHNYWYHLVATNEFEEAWLDEGINTFSEMQILADTYGHAGNMIDLCGIRVSDAHLQRMGYIAEPGLDPVLQPAWKYYSGSDYSSMSYNKPGLMLLTLQNMVGRETMNRILRTWLERWRFKHPRSSDFIAVVNEVTGQNFDGFFDQALRTTAVLDYSVSEISSDEVEESRGLNFFPADSIAADSAADSAAIALTTTALTADTLDASGFEPDSASLRQKAKPDSTEQAAEEKLYCSTVKVRRLGEFILPVELQMIFSDGDTLIEKWDGKERWHAFSITRPARLLSAAIDAENKILLDVQLTNNSRTLERPSRGKAKLTARLLFWTQFFMDMPKFFNLFTVFSPNL